In Sorghum bicolor cultivar BTx623 chromosome 10, Sorghum_bicolor_NCBIv3, whole genome shotgun sequence, one genomic interval encodes:
- the LOC8072816 gene encoding very-long-chain 3-oxoacyl-CoA reductase-like protein At1g24470 encodes MDVHHPSDIQQLQRYPWFHFLAVLGALYLGAVTLRLLSYLGLPNLVRRPTDLRRRYGAWAVVTGPTSGIGRSMAFELARRGLNVVLVGRDPDKLRDVSDTIAKTHAGVQTKTVVFDLSVVSTAQGEEAMRRLREAVDGLEVGVLVNNAGVAKPCAVYLHEFDVDAWVKMIRVNLWALTEVTAAVLPGMVARRRGAIVNIGSGSTEAIPSFPLYTIYAATKRYVSQFSRSLYVEYRTKGIDIQCQAPLFVDTKMASSVAKAKRFSPFVPTSDAYAHAAVGCIGHGALCVPNAGHRVQWCIAAVVPDCVHDWLRLREHLRQRALFQRLRSARAAPCTPTIGGTTSREKS; translated from the exons ATGGATGTCCACCACCCTAGTGACATCCAGCAGCTGCAGCGATATCCATGGTTCCACTTCTTGGCGGTCCTGGGCGCCCTCTACCTCGGCGCCGTCACACTTCGCCTGCTGTCCTACCTCGGCCTCCCCAACTTGGTGCGCCGGCCGACGGACCTTCGCCGCCGCTACGGCGCGTGGGCCGTGGTCACGGGGCCGACATCCGGCATCGGCAGATCCATGGCCTTCGAGCTCGCGCGCCGGGGCCTCAACGTCGTCCTCGTCGGCCGCGACCCCGACAAGCTCCGGGACGTCTCGGACACCATCGCCAAGACTCACGCCGGCGTGCAGACCAAGACGGTCGTGTTCGACCTCTCCGTCGTCTCCACGGCTCAAG GTGAAGAGGCGATGCGGCGGCTCCGCGAGGCCGTGGACGGGCTTGAAGTGGGGGTCCTGGTCAACAACGCCGGCGTGGCGAAGCCGTGCGCCGTGTACCTGCATGAGTTCGACGTGGACGCGTGGGTGAAGATGATACGGGTGAACCTGTGGGCGCTGACCGAGGTCACGGCGGCGGTGCTGCCAGGGATGGTGGCTCGCCGGAGGGGCG caatcgtCAACATCGGATCTGGGTCAACGGAGGCCATACCCTCCTTCCCCCTCTACACGATCTATGCCGCCACCAAACG GTATGTTTCTCAATTCTCGAGGAGCCTCTACGTTGAGTACAGAACCAAAGGGATTGATATCCAATGTCAG GCCCCGCTGTTCGTGGACACCAAGATGGCGTCGAGCGTGGCCAAGGCCAAGCGCTTCTCGCCATTTGTGCCGACGTCCGACGCGTACGCGCACGCGGCCGTGGGCTGCATCGGGCACGGCGCGCTCTGCGTACCCAACGCCGGGCACCGGGTCCAGTGGTGCATCGCTGCCGTCGTGCCGGACTGCGTTCACGACTGGCTTCGCCTCCGCGAGCACCTCCGGCAGCGGGCGCTCTTCCAGCGGCTCAGGTCGGCAAGAGCTGCACCGTGCACCCCAACAATTGGTGGGACGACTTCTCGAGAGAAGAGTTAG